aggaccgagtttgggagaCACTGTTATAAATCAACCAGGACAAAACCCTGCTGTAGATTTCCTTGCACCGATTTAAACATGCGAGACAGCAGAACACGGTTCACCGACAAAAGCGCGATAGACATATGAGCGCCGACAAAACTGCGACGGACAAATGAGCGCCGACAAAATCGCTAACTGGTTTTCGACAAATGCGTGCCGACAAAATCACGAGAGAGGCCAAGAGAGTGGGACGCGTACGTGCGCATTATGTACACATTATGTGCTAGGTTATAATGCAGTCAGAAGAAATCAATTGAATAATACTATCAAGACATCTTGCTGCAATTCTTCCTACATATGCAGGGTGTGATCTTAAGGACTTTCTGCGTGCCGTGTCTCATAATTACTGACttctaaaataaacaacaacaacatttatttgtatagcacattttcatacaaaaagtagctcaaagtgctttacataatgaagagaagaaaaataaaagacaaaataagaaattaaaataagacaacattagttaacatagaaaggagtaaggtccgatggccagggtggacagaaaataaacattattatatatgcTTTAAACTAGTCATCGTGATTTTGTTGGCGCGATTTTGACGCCGTGTTTTAATCGCCGCTCATATGTCTATCGCGCAAATGTCGGGTCACTCAGAACACATTGTGTGGTTTGGAGAAGTCCACCCTAACCCTTAGGAGCCCTCGTGTGCCACCTCCAGTTTACCAGCAGACATGACGACTAAAAAGGCAACAAGGATGATGGACTCCATAGAACTGTGCTTTTAGGATGAAGtgcaaatgttttatttgcttacaataaagaaagcaagcagaattaaagctttttatttattctccagAGTAAATTTAATAATTGGCAGAATCTATAGGTGGATTTCTGTGAGCAACTCTGCACTAATTTAGAGCTCCGTTCTTTCTTTGACTGAAACACAATATTCACTAAAGGACGTGTGTGGGATTGTTTTGATAAATTTCAGCTTATCCAAATAGTGCTACTATAACCTCACTGACCTTTTCTTTGGGTCTCATCTCCCAGTCATTTCACTGTAGTTCCCCACGGAAAGTTTCCTTCTCTCGCATGGATCCCAGCTGCACTATTGGATTCTATGCCAAGGACAAGAAGGACTTTGAATCTCTCTGTGCTAAAGTGACCACAGTAAGTATCTGCCTCGCTGAAATGTCTGACACGGCTCGGTTTAAATCATGCCTTGTGCTTGTTAATGTATAGCTGACTGAGCTGACCAGTAAGGTCATGGAGTGAGAGACGTGTGTCAAAAGCACCTCATTACAGAATTACAAAAAGAGGGAGCGAGCGTGCGCATCGGTTAACTGCTTTATTACGCCCTGGTGAGGCCTCCTCTGGAGTTCTGTGCGCAGTTTGGGTCACCAGCCAACCAAAAGACCGACTGGAAAAAGGccagaggagagcgactaggcATTGGATGAATTGTGAGgcaagattgaaagagctgaacctttttcagtttaaacaaaaagaaattaagaggagacctgactgaaatgttcaattttgaagggaattagtccagtggtcCGACACtgtcactttaaaatgagttcaagaacACGGGACACAGTTTggaacttaagggtaaatttcacacaaacacactttggaatttttttttttatacccgtctgcaactctgcaatgaatcaactgcacaactgtctttctgaactaagatcttggatggctaataattttcttgatctgaatcaaaataaaatggaggtgcttatagtgggtccatcagctaaagcccaaattggtcttggacttctcagctctttctctgtctttcgcaaacctcaagtctgcaatcttaGTGTTATCTTTGGCAGTAACCTCTCATTTGAGAAacaacagattaattctgtagtcaagagttgctttttccagcttcgtctattaggtaagatcaggccttatttttatcttctagggatcttgagatagctactcctgcttttatcttttctcgcctcgattactgcaactcgctgtattctgggattagcaaatccctgatacgcaggttgcagttggtccagaatgctgccgctcgctttctggttggggcaagaaagtccgATTCTgtctctccaatattagcttctctACACTGGccgcctgtcagttttcaaattgattttcaagtcttgttgctagtttttaagtctttacatgggcttgctcctgccaattttatccgaattgtgtgttttacatcagccatccagagtgcttagatcttctggtcagttgtccctcataccaagtgtgcAACTAAGGGGCACAGACAGGGCTTTGGCAGCCTCGCCTGTGGACCTCTACCtcgtcacataaaggagtcgtcgacaattcaaaacgagattaaagactTGTTTCTATtgacttgcattccgtgaccttcagtaatactgatgatttcctcattgtgattatgtaacattacttctatttattttatgttcatttctTATTcgtgttaattgtatgtttttcttttattctatttttgaatagcactttggccacagcattcctatgttgttttaaatgcgctatataaataaattttgatatTGACATTATTTTAGAAGAGttaatggataggactggtgagctttgctctgctgaatggcttgttctcgtatTCGTTGTTCTAATGGTTTTTTAAAGAAAGCTTGGACCAGAATGTAGCTACACTGGTTGCATTTACATTTGCAATTTCCAGATCATTCATTGTGCAGCTAGTAGGACATAATGGGCATTGGCCCTGGTGGCTGGcagactgtctgtctgtccttcaGCACTGTTGCACAGGGTAGATGTCGCTGGTTGGCCTCATCTTCTAAGTTAGAGAGGTGAAAACTGTTTTCtctgttgcatgttgattagaaaATTTAATTGTGAATTTGTTGTACTCTACTTTTGACAATAAGAACCCTATGAATGTGTGTTGGCATGAAGTACCAAGAGCCCCCAGGGTGATGTTAGTATGCTTTACTGCTAAATCTTCTCCTTTTCTAGGCCTTGACTTCATGCTCAAAGGAGAAATACCCAATCTTCACGTTTGCGGAAGGCTATGGACAGGATTATGGCGTCGATGACCTCTGTACTTCTTCACCTGACCAAGCAAGTGTCGCACCTGCACCTAGCAGGCCAAGGATGGCAAAACGGGCCAGCGCTGATGACTTTGTCTTTTTGTGAGGCATATCCCAGGgtgtaaaaaaaactgcaaattttaaaactttttttatatgtagttttGTGAAAACGTTTATCTATCTACTAACTTTGCCACCTTGggtgtttttcaatcaaaatggAGCTTTCTTTAGATTGAGGGTTTTAAGAAAAGCTTGACTTGATTTTCTCAGGGCTGTGGTCAGTCCCCTACCCCCAAGGTGGTCCTTTTTCTAATGATGTTTGCATCCATGTTGCTGTTCAGGTCCAGGCCAGTTTTGcacttcgtcctcctcctcttaAATCCCATGACTGCCCCTGAGCACATGGGCGCTTGGCATATCCACAGTTACAAGGCATCTCCCGAGTAATGGCGAGGATGGACAGCAACATGGAGGTCACGAAGGTGAACCAAATGTGAGGCCATCTTCGTCATTCAGGTGGGTTGTGACCTGACAGCAGAGAGCTTTCATGGGTCTTTTATAAAGAACCtaatgatgatttttattttctgcacacttgCATTGTTTGCCTTCATTTTTGATTCGATTCTGTCAATGACTACTGCACTtactgaccgactgactgactgaccccaCAACTGCTCTGGAAATGCACCTTTTGTAATTTGGTGGGCTTAAGGGTTCAGTCTGAACAAGTTACTTCCCGGCTGCCTCTGCATTTAAGGTCATCATGTTGCGTGAACTGCTACTGACACTACTAACTCGGTTAGCCCCTCTACATCCACACCCAGACTTGGCAGAGGTGTGTGGAAAGTCTCTCTGGTCCACGGTAGACTGGTTGGCTCCCACTGTCCGGCAGGGCATTCCTGGCCTATGTGTTGTACGTGTGTTGGATTTCTTGACTTGTGTTGCTTTTCACTGAGAAGTCGGGGATTTGGCCGTGGTGGGCTGTGACCAGTTAAAGATGTGCTTTGTGTGTCAGCAGTCGGATGTCTGAATATcccgattttttttatttaattttttttttttttaatacttgcaGTGATGGCGCATCTCCAAGACTtgagtgtttattatttttttaagagtaTTTTGCTGTATAATTTAGATGTTTCTATATAAGGTGCCATGGAGTACTTGAACCGCAGCTCTGCTCATTTGGGGCCGATCACCCGGGGAAAAAAAGCCTCCGACACTAAGTGGTCACCAACCTCCTCGGTTTCCTTTTGTTTCGTAAGGCTGACGCCGGCGTGCTTCACTCTtcattatgtactgtatgctgGGTAAATctgaccgtgtgtgtgtgtgtttggatcAAGTGAACATCGGCCATTATCTTCTGTTCAGTTTCACATTTGCTTCGTTTCTAGGGGGTTTAGTAAAGAGTTTCTCTATATTTATAAGTACAGGAATGTAATGAGATGACGACACATGGAAACTGCAGGTTttgatttctaaacatttttaataaaattcttaaATTTGGTTTGTTCTGTAGAATTTTTTACTTTAACCATTGGCCCAGCGTGTCATCGTTGAAGGTAATTCATGTGATTGGCTCTCCTTGCTGCCAGTTTCAGCTCATGGCCGCCGTCTCGTAGTGGCCGTGCTGTGCAGGAGTGCAATGGGAGAAAATGGTCAGACCACTGAAGGCCGGATTAGTGTTCCTCCTTGGCAGCCCAGCTGTTCAGATCAGTCTTTTACTGCCAAGTCTTAAAGGGCCATGCGGGTCACCTGCTTTTTCTCCAGAAGGTTCATTTGCCAAGCAAAGTTCATGTATTTgcaattctgtgtgtgtgtgtgtgtgtgtgtgtgtggtttgaatTACTCACAGGtgccattttaatatttaaagggGTAAGCGATCAGCAGAGCTGCCAGAACACTGCGGCTCCTGTCAAATGGCAGGACTCTCGTTTGGTTGTAGTTACATTTAAATTGATGACGCATTGAGAGTTAAAGCCGAGTTAGTGGCCTGAGATGTGGAGTCCAAAGCGGACATGTCATCTTTCTACATCTTGATTGCTTTctacatcttgattgctttaatCGGTTGGTGCCAGTGGATTCTAATTTTAGTTAAAGGCAGCGCAGCGTAAACTAGAAGGAGGTGCCGAGGGCGTTGGACATCggagagggagaagtgctgctcagatcaAATCGCCAGGGCCAGGTAATCTTCCTCCACGTGTGATTAGCGATGCTTGCTTTTGATTGTGGGAGTTGGGTCAGGCCATCCAGGACCACCAGCCACTGTGAAGTGAACAAGATGGTCTGAGCTGGGGGCTTGAATATTAGAGGCTGGTGGGGTTGGCTGTGGCCGACCTACAATAACAGCTTTGCTGTGTTAATCCAATGGCCCATTGCATCACGTCCAGTTGGAAGGAATGTCCGACTGCGCCGACTACAGTTGTTGATCTCGTTTATTTACAGGCAGGTCAGATTTAGGCAACTGTAGCCTGACGCTCCTGCACATTTCACACTCCCACCCTTTCTCTGACggccaatagtgtgctgcctgacagtCCAATGTAACCAGCACCTCACTCTGGCTCTAAGTGACATTAAGTgacgctaagattatgtaaatgaaggctaaaaCGGAAGTCCTCAACTGTGACCTGGCCTTCAGTCAAACTCattagtaagaatttcacttcaGGCTGTGGTGCGTTAAAATTCCCGAATGTTCTGCTGTCCCGTTTTTAAGAACCCTCTGAGCTCTATCAAACCACACATTAGTGACTCCTGCCATCGGTGTGTCACTGCCGAGACGTtcttttacatcatttaaaaGTGATGACTGGGGTGGGAGAATCGCTTTGTCCCCACACTCCTCTATTTAAAAGCCACTCACTATTTGAAATGATCCACTCTGGTCGTGCACTGAACCTGAAGACCAAGAGGGTTCCAACCTCCATCGTCTTCCCCAATGCTAATGCCAGGAGTGCGTACAGTTCTGCTCGGAGACCCCTCAGCAGTGCTCAGCTTATTAAACCCCCCAACACGACGGTAGGCAGAGAGTTTCTCTTTTGAGAGCAATGGCTGAGACGTGATGTTGTGCTGTTAGGACGACAGGCGCTTGAAGAGTTCGGCGCTCCGTTTATCTTGCGGTctttactgccatctagtggattaaAAACCAAACAATACAAAAGGACTTTTCTCAGCATGTAGTCTCTGTGCCCTCTTgctgtcgacttttgtcaacaatCCACCTTGAAAGTGTTAAttcagaccaggggggtatttttcgtacgtggattactcgcttagccggatgtaattgttgacgatttggcctgatcctcgatctgtcggtttttcgaaactcttgctggatatgttgtcatagcaacacatccaaatcctcaaacctgctcggagcagttaggtctacgtaaacaaggattagtttacacacgtgatcagtgacggggcgtggaagtcatccagtcatgaatgagcgaccaattgatatcggtgtgcaaattatacgaagagaatttcatataaagagggttttgcgtgatcggcaagatcctttattgcccccggaggaaattctgtacgaaagataccactttagtcgagggggaatattgtacctcaaagatttattagctccgtatattcgaagtcaaactcggcgaagtcgggctctcactacacagacagtaggcattgctttgaggttttttacaagcgccacttttttatatactgtaggcgatgcggaaaatcatctaaaagtgcagtttgtcaTGCAactcgtaaagtctgtttggctctgaaatatttccttcgggttttcattgtgtttcctggacacctgcgtgtgcagacaataaaagaggcgtttcacgccattgcaggtaggcaacacacaggcaaaaacacccacagttatatgaagaatctcacaatcagcctaacattctcattaccaggatttccaaatgtgattggggcacatggaactgatcacagtggagtttgatcaaacattatttggaaaatgtacctctcctcctgatgaataatcacacacagtgtcttcatcaaatatttgaccttcgtcaacatctcgttggtcagacacaggttcaagggatatgacattccctgcaactgacccaacaaaaaagagggctatatggaacatacctatagcacacatggaggacaaatatgcaatgaccatcctttacctgaaatgaagtgaccactgcatcctgccactggttctgaggaggagcttccccctggaatgccctcagaaacagggcgatgggcattttgctggagagccaactcttctgcaggggttaggtctggaccacgtggacctccacctgttttttgcttgtctgcctccttattagctttaaaattaatgttcctttatattatatatgattctttatgtcaacaattctttaaatagttatataccaatatttaccagtttgaagtatattcttgtacttcactttaacctgttcccgtgttctctttgtgctcacgtttgatttggaattatgacatattaaataataattaatctgacacataggaaatgaaacgctgcattcagtaagtacaatgcacacgcgtttaatttgtcggccactttttgccagccgtcttttctggtctgggctgcttttgcagtgttaccccttgtgcatattaaatcttgaaatccttcatgTCCTTcgaggtcttgcgccgcgtgtgtgtgaaaaaaaaaaagcgcccattctttcatcattttgtcacAGCCTATCacagacttgctgatcatgttttctagactcgataTATTTGCACacacattcatctcgtatgatcagatccagctcgactaatcgactacacagctgcatttgaaaaaccgacgtctctggatgagtgtcaccggcttTAACTCATCCAAAATGAGTtgtctgatctcggatgatttaagcgacatacggaaaatacccccagcTGATGATGAAGCTGCAGCATATTTTGGCGAGGTGGTCTCCTGCCCGCTGCCTAATCCTCGATGCTTGGCACTTCTCGCTTGTATTGTTGGAAGTAGAGATGCGTGTGGTACTGCAGCTCTGGCAGAACGAGCCTCAGACAGAAGTAGGCGTCGTCCTCCGTCAGGTTCTGCTGGAGGGCATAGCCAAGGATGATGGCGGTCTCTGGCTGAAAGGGGCGCGTCATCTCCCCCAGTTCACCAGGGGGCAGCGCTTCCTCTTGGAGACAGAGGTGCCTTGTCTCCTTAACTAGGGATTTCAAAATGGAGACCTCCCTGGCCATGCGCTGCAGTCCGTACCTCCTCACCCTCTCCCAGAAGACCTCCTTGAAGTAGCTGTAGAGGAGGAGGTCCAGACTATTCCAGGACTGCATTCTGGCCAGCATCTCCTCCGTCAGAGGAGTTCTGTAAGAGTCCTGCCGGAGGTTCAGCTTCACGTAGATCAGGTCCTCGTGTTCCAATCCCAGGAGGTCTTTCAGCAGAATCAGTGACTCGTCAAAGTACTCGGCCATCATAACGAGCTGAAATGCGTGGCTGAGCTGCTCCAGCATCTCCGGCCACGTGGAAGCCCACTCTTGGTTATCTAGGCCTAGGTCAAAGGTCATGGGGTTTTTGGCCAAGCCATTTCCTG
The Erpetoichthys calabaricus chromosome 17, fErpCal1.3, whole genome shotgun sequence genome window above contains:
- the LOC114667461 gene encoding galactose-3-O-sulfotransferase 3, giving the protein PLRPPFFCRTPTPSRPKALAVKSESEASTSPPAKQAGSADPPRAHHIVFLKTHKTGGSTVQNLLFRLGEKERLTFAFPYASFQFFYPTRFQAEFVDELPLASSHFDVLCSHTRLDLEELGKVMPADSVYVTILRDPATTFESLFSYYQNSIPAFSKVSAATGSGNLTALLSAFLEMPEFYYNASSPGNGLAKNPMTFDLGLDNQEWASTWPEMLEQLSHAFQLVMMAEYFDESLILLKDLLGLEHEDLIYVKLNLRQDSYRTPLTEEMLARMQSWNSLDLLLYSYFKEVFWERVRRYGLQRMAREVSILKSLVKETRHLCLQEEALPPGELGEMTRPFQPETAIILGYALQQNLTEDDAYFCLRLVLPELQYHTHLYFQQYKREVPSIED